The following coding sequences are from one Brienomyrus brachyistius isolate T26 chromosome 15, BBRACH_0.4, whole genome shotgun sequence window:
- the si:ch211-262i1.4 gene encoding thymic stromal cotransporter homolog isoform X2 codes for MGLSWALVEPVVVINTVGTSFFDTALTLAVYNRTLEQADGQSDHAQALSAQFFLIHQTLASLLSLMSTLLLGHLSDRLGPRVLLVVPQIGSVLAKTFLLFFMLFQLPLAVLYAGSAVYGLSGGSPGYWGGVVSLAALSSEEGRRSLKLNVVDFCSGVAGVLGGLLSGYVYGIGQSGVALILTSLALCTLGLLYSAFLLSYPIPSVPRGHSGLQKAAPYDRGAVALLFSAMILFFLGMTGAEGVLCLFVLKPPLSWDSVWTGYGRAATSAMYLSSFLGVLLLSHPLGDVELILLGVVSNCTGMAILAFATRSWIYFFARGVMMFACIPMPTIRAQLSKIMDSQMYGRVFGLLQSALAVTEVLSTIFFSSVYPRTLSWYPGLCFLISCTVSYLSVIPILYLNWRGIRHGCVAVLDVDHSYHSINTAEG; via the exons ATGGGGCTTTCCTGGGCCTTGGTGGAGCCGGTTGTGGTGATAAACACAGTAGGGACCTCTTTCTTTGACACGGCCCTGACGCTGGCTGTTTATAACCGCACCCTGGAGCAGGCAGACGGACAGAGCGACCACGCCCAGGCACTCTCCGCCCAATTCTTCCTGATCCACCAGACTCTGGCCTCCTTGCTGTCCCTCATGTCCACCTTGCTCCTCGGACACCTCTCTGACCGCCTTGGCCCCCGCGTGCTGCTGGTGGTGCCGCAGATCGGCTCCGTCTTGGCTAAGACTTTCCTACTCTTCTTCATGCTCTTCCAGCTGCCTCTGGCGGTTCTCTATGCAGGGTCCGCCGTGTACGGCTTGAGCGGCGGGTCTCCGGGctactgggggggggtggtgtcccTGGCCGCCCTCAGCTCGGAGGAGGGCCGCCGCAGCCTCAAGCTGAACGTCGTGGACTTTTGTAGTGGGGTGGCCGGTGTGCTGGGGGGGCTGCTCTCCGGCTATGTGTATGGGATCGGCCAGTCCGGCGTAGCCCTGATTCTCACCAGCCTGGCGCTCTGCACCCTCGGACTCCTGTACTCTGCTTTTCTGCTCTCGTACCCCATTCCATCCGTCCCTCGGGGCCACTCCGGGCTCCAAAAGGCGGCCCCATACGACCGCGGTGCTGTGGCCCTGCTCTTCTCAGCCATGATACTGTTCTTCCTGGGTATGACCGGGGCAGAGGGCGTGCTGTGCCTCTTCGTGCTGAAGCCGCCCCTCAGCTGGGACTCGGTGTGGACGGGCTACGGCAGGGCGGCCACCAGCGCCATGTATCTCAGCAGCTTCCTGGGCGTGCTGCTGCTGTCCCACCCTCTAGGGGACGTGGAGCTCATCCTGCTGGGCGTCGTGTCCAACTGCACTGGGATGGCCATATTGGCCTTTGCCACCCGCAGTTGGATCTATTTCTTCG CCCGTGGAGTGATGATGTTTGCCTGCATTCCCATGCCGACGATTAGAGCCCAGCTCTCCAAAATCATGGATTCTCAGATGTACG GTCGCGTGTTTGGTCTGCTGCAGTCCGCCCTGGCTGTCACCGAAGTCCTGTCCACCATCTTCTTCAGCTCTGTTTACCCTCGAACTCTGAGCTGGTACCCTGGACTCTGCTTCCTTATCTCCTGCACCGTCAGCTACCTAAGTGTCATCCCCATTCT TTACCTAAACTGGAGAGGTATCAGGCATGGATGTGTGGCAGTTCTGGATGTTGACCATTCCTACCACAGCATAAATACTGCAGAGGGCTAA
- the si:ch211-262i1.4 gene encoding thymic stromal cotransporter homolog isoform X1, with the protein MSDAPCSLTLGRDTGGIRRWGRVMGLSWALVEPVVVINTVGTSFFDTALTLAVYNRTLEQADGQSDHAQALSAQFFLIHQTLASLLSLMSTLLLGHLSDRLGPRVLLVVPQIGSVLAKTFLLFFMLFQLPLAVLYAGSAVYGLSGGSPGYWGGVVSLAALSSEEGRRSLKLNVVDFCSGVAGVLGGLLSGYVYGIGQSGVALILTSLALCTLGLLYSAFLLSYPIPSVPRGHSGLQKAAPYDRGAVALLFSAMILFFLGMTGAEGVLCLFVLKPPLSWDSVWTGYGRAATSAMYLSSFLGVLLLSHPLGDVELILLGVVSNCTGMAILAFATRSWIYFFARGVMMFACIPMPTIRAQLSKIMDSQMYGRVFGLLQSALAVTEVLSTIFFSSVYPRTLSWYPGLCFLISCTVSYLSVIPILYLNWRGIRHGCVAVLDVDHSYHSINTAEG; encoded by the exons ATGAGCGATGCGCCATGTTCTCTCACACTGGGGCGTGACACAGGAGGAATCCGTCGCTGGG GGAGAGTCATGGGGCTTTCCTGGGCCTTGGTGGAGCCGGTTGTGGTGATAAACACAGTAGGGACCTCTTTCTTTGACACGGCCCTGACGCTGGCTGTTTATAACCGCACCCTGGAGCAGGCAGACGGACAGAGCGACCACGCCCAGGCACTCTCCGCCCAATTCTTCCTGATCCACCAGACTCTGGCCTCCTTGCTGTCCCTCATGTCCACCTTGCTCCTCGGACACCTCTCTGACCGCCTTGGCCCCCGCGTGCTGCTGGTGGTGCCGCAGATCGGCTCCGTCTTGGCTAAGACTTTCCTACTCTTCTTCATGCTCTTCCAGCTGCCTCTGGCGGTTCTCTATGCAGGGTCCGCCGTGTACGGCTTGAGCGGCGGGTCTCCGGGctactgggggggggtggtgtcccTGGCCGCCCTCAGCTCGGAGGAGGGCCGCCGCAGCCTCAAGCTGAACGTCGTGGACTTTTGTAGTGGGGTGGCCGGTGTGCTGGGGGGGCTGCTCTCCGGCTATGTGTATGGGATCGGCCAGTCCGGCGTAGCCCTGATTCTCACCAGCCTGGCGCTCTGCACCCTCGGACTCCTGTACTCTGCTTTTCTGCTCTCGTACCCCATTCCATCCGTCCCTCGGGGCCACTCCGGGCTCCAAAAGGCGGCCCCATACGACCGCGGTGCTGTGGCCCTGCTCTTCTCAGCCATGATACTGTTCTTCCTGGGTATGACCGGGGCAGAGGGCGTGCTGTGCCTCTTCGTGCTGAAGCCGCCCCTCAGCTGGGACTCGGTGTGGACGGGCTACGGCAGGGCGGCCACCAGCGCCATGTATCTCAGCAGCTTCCTGGGCGTGCTGCTGCTGTCCCACCCTCTAGGGGACGTGGAGCTCATCCTGCTGGGCGTCGTGTCCAACTGCACTGGGATGGCCATATTGGCCTTTGCCACCCGCAGTTGGATCTATTTCTTCG CCCGTGGAGTGATGATGTTTGCCTGCATTCCCATGCCGACGATTAGAGCCCAGCTCTCCAAAATCATGGATTCTCAGATGTACG GTCGCGTGTTTGGTCTGCTGCAGTCCGCCCTGGCTGTCACCGAAGTCCTGTCCACCATCTTCTTCAGCTCTGTTTACCCTCGAACTCTGAGCTGGTACCCTGGACTCTGCTTCCTTATCTCCTGCACCGTCAGCTACCTAAGTGTCATCCCCATTCT TTACCTAAACTGGAGAGGTATCAGGCATGGATGTGTGGCAGTTCTGGATGTTGACCATTCCTACCACAGCATAAATACTGCAGAGGGCTAA